A part of Salvelinus alpinus chromosome 5, SLU_Salpinus.1, whole genome shotgun sequence genomic DNA contains:
- the LOC139575365 gene encoding adhesive plaque matrix protein-like, translating into MGSSEEFDVETEGSYPTAFTSYPTAFTSHPTAFTSYPTAFTSYPTAFTSYPTAFTSYPTFTSHPTAFTSYPTFTSHPTAFTSYPTALTSYPTALTSYPTALTSYPTAFTSYPTFTSYPTGFTSYPTAFTSHPTAFTSYPTAFTSYPTAFTSYPTAFTSYPTAFTSYPTFTSHPTAFTSYPTAFTSYPTAFTSYPTALTSYPTALTSYPTALTSYPTAFTSYPTGFTSYPTAFTSHPTAFTSHPTAFTSYPTAFTSYPTAFTSYPTAFTSYPTAFTSYPTAFTSHPTAFTSYPTAFTSYPTAFTSYPTAFTSYPTAFTSYPTFTSHPTAFTSYPTALTSYPTALTSYPTALTSYPTAFTSYPTFTSYPTGFTSYPTAFTSHPTAFTSYPTAFTSYPTAFTSYPTAFTSYPTAFTSYPTAFTSHPTAFTSYPTAFTSYPTAFTSYPTFTSYPTFTSYPTAFTSYPTAFTSYPTAFTSYPTAFTTCHVCTTEGATPEHLITTLCPL; encoded by the exons ATGGGGAGTTCCGAG GAATTTGATGTTGAAACTGAAGGCAGCTATCCCACAGCCTTCACCAGCTATCCCACAGCCTTCACCAGCCATCCCACAGCCTTCACCAGCTATCCCACAGCCTTCACCAGCTATCCCACAGCCTTCACCAGCTATCCCACAGCCTTCACCAGCTATCCCACCTTCACCAGCCATCCCACAGCCTTCACCAGCTATCCCACCTTCACCAGCCATCCCACAGCCTTCACCAGCTATCCCACAGCCTTAACCAGCTATCCCACAGCCTTAACCAGCTATCCCACAGCCTTAACCAGCTATCCCACAGCCTTCACCAGCTATCCCACCTTCACCAGCTATCCCACAGGCTTCACCAGCTATCCCACAGCCTTCACCAGCCATCCCACAGCCTTCACCAGCTATCCCACAGCCTTCACCAGCTATCCCACAGCCTTCACCAGCTATCCCACAGCCTTCACCAGCTATCCCACAGCCTTCACCAGCTATCCCACCTTCACCAGCCATCCCACAGCCTTCACCAGCTATCCCACAGCCTTCACCAGCTATCCCACAGCCTTCACCAGCTATCCCACAGCCTTAACCAGCTATCCCACAGCCTTAACCAGCTATCCCACAGCCTTAACCAGCTATCCCACAGCCTTCACCAGCTATCCCACAGGCTTCACCAGCTATCCCACAGCCTTCACCAGCCATCCCACAGCCTTCACCAGCCATCCCACAGCCTTCACCAGCTATCCCACAGCCTTCACCAGCTATCCCACAGCCTTCACCAGCTATCCCACAGCCTTCACCAGCTATCCCACAGCCTTCACCAGCTATCCCACAGCCTTCACCAGCCATCCCACAGCCTTCACCAGCTATCCCACAGCCTTCACCAGCTATCCCACAGCCTTCACCAGCTATCCCACAGCCTTCACCAGCTATCCCACAGCCTTCACCAGCTATCCCACCTTCACCAGCCATCCCACAGCCTTCACCAGCTATCCCACAGCCTTAACCAGCTATCCCACAGCCTTAACCAGCTATCCCACAGCCTTAACCAGCTATCCCACAGCCTTCACCAGCTATCCCACCTTCACCAGCTATCCCACAGGCTTCACCAGCTATCCCACAGCCTTCACCAGCCATCCCACAGCCTTCACCAGCTATCCCACAGCCTTCACCAGCTATCCCACAGCCTTCACCAGCTATCCCACAGCCTTCACCAGCTATCCCACAGCCTTCACCAGCTATCCCACAGCCTTCACCAGCCATCCCACAGCCTTCACCAGCTATCCCACAGCCTTCACCAGCTATCCCACAGCCTTCACCAGCTATCCCACCTTCACCAGCTATCCGACCTTCACCAGCTACCCCACAGCCTTCACCAGCTATCCCACAGCCTTCACCAGCTATCCCACAGCCTTCACCAGCTATCCCACAGCCTTCACCACCTGCCATGTCTGCACTACTGAGGGAGCTACTCCTGAACACCTCATAACAACACTATGTCCTCTGTAA